GCCGAGCCGGCGGGCTGTCGCGCCCTGGTCAGGCTGGAGCGGATGGGACTGCCGCTCGGCCCCGTCGCCGTCACGCCGACGGGGCGGGCGTACTTCTTCGTGGCCCCCGGCGCCGCCGCCGAACTGCCGAATCTGCTCTACCGGATGGGCTGGGACGACGCCGGCCTCGATCTGCGCTGTCTGGGCGCGGGCGACCATGTCACCGCCCCGCCGTCCGACCTCGGCGGGCACGGGCCCGTCCGCTGGCTCCGGCCGCCGGCCCTGGACACGGCGGCCGATCCGCCGCAGGCGCGACTGCTGCTCGGCACCCTGGCGTACGTCTGCCACCGCTCGCCCGGCCGCGACTGAACCCCTGCCCCGACAGCGGTACCGGTGGCCGCTCCGCGTCGCCTCCGTACGAAGGGCCCCACCGCGTGCGCACCACGCGGAAGGGCCCTTTCTTCGTGCGCCGCCTCGTACAGCGCCCCGTACGGCGCCGGGTACGGCTTCCTCGTACGGTGCGCACCCGCGCCTGTCAGCCGTCGATCAGCGCGTCGACGAACGCCTCCGGCTCGAACGGCGCCAGGTCGTCGGCGCCCTCGCCCAGCCCGATCAGCTTGACCGGAACACCCAGTTCGCGCTGGACCGCGATCACGATGCCGCCCTTGGCCGTGCCGTCCAGCTTGGTCAGCACGATGCCGGTGATGTCCACGACCTCCGCGAACACCCTCGCCTGCACGAGACCGTTCTGCCCCGTCGTCGCGTCCAGGACCAGCAGCACCTCGTCCAGGGGACCGTGCTTCTCCACCACGCGCTTGACCTTGCCGAGCTCGTCCATCAGCCCGGTCTTGGTGTGCAGCCGCCCCGCCGTGTCGATGAGGACGACGTCAGCCCCTTCGGCGATGCCCTCCTTGACCGCGTCGAACGCGATCGACGCCGGGTCGCCGCCCTCGGGACCGCGCACCGTACGCGCGCCCACCCGCTCGCCCCACGTCTGGAGCTGATCGGCCGCGGCAGCGCGGAACGTGTCGGCCGCGCCGAGCACGACCGACCGGCCGTCGGCCACCAGGACCCGCGCCAGCTTGCCGGTCGTCGTGGTCTTGCCGGTGCCGTTGACGCCGACGACCATCACGACGCCCGGGGTGTCCAGACCGCTCTCGGTCTTCACGGCGCGGTCGAAGTCCGTACGGAGCAGGGCGAGCAGTTCCTCGCGAAGCAGGGCCCGCAGCTCGTCGGGAGTGCGCGTACCGAGCACCCGGACCCGCTCACGCAGCCGCTCCACCAGCTCCTGCGTGGGCGCGACACCGACGTCGGCGGTGAGCAGGGTGTCCTCGATCTCCTCCCACGTCTCCTCGTCCAGGTGCTCGCGCGACAGCAGCGTGAGCAGCCCCTTGCCGAGGGTGTTCTGCGAGCGTGCGAGGCGGGCACGGAGCCT
This window of the Streptomyces niveus genome carries:
- a CDS encoding bifunctional DNA primase/polymerase; translated protein: MGFTIGGIREMRSGSRRRGRGTEFTTVAEYTGLWGWDVAPGARALAGRCSCGAAECQAPGAHPLEPGLEVPAGATLDDAARAWSETPGAAVLLPVGRTFDIIDVAEPAGCRALVRLERMGLPLGPVAVTPTGRAYFFVAPGAAAELPNLLYRMGWDDAGLDLRCLGAGDHVTAPPSDLGGHGPVRWLRPPALDTAADPPQARLLLGTLAYVCHRSPGRD
- the ftsY gene encoding signal recognition particle-docking protein FtsY; this translates as MDIVILAVVIAVVAVGAITGLLVSSRRKKLPPSGPSSTPTITAPPAEPHVGDEAGPPREESRRTIEEVGLPDATATPPAVEDPVVAAPPVAIEIPEPSAGRLVRLRARLARSQNTLGKGLLTLLSREHLDEETWEEIEDTLLTADVGVAPTQELVERLRERVRVLGTRTPDELRALLREELLALLRTDFDRAVKTESGLDTPGVVMVVGVNGTGKTTTTGKLARVLVADGRSVVLGAADTFRAAAADQLQTWGERVGARTVRGPEGGDPASIAFDAVKEGIAEGADVVLIDTAGRLHTKTGLMDELGKVKRVVEKHGPLDEVLLVLDATTGQNGLVQARVFAEVVDITGIVLTKLDGTAKGGIVIAVQRELGVPVKLIGLGEGADDLAPFEPEAFVDALIDG